In Dysgonomonadaceae bacterium PH5-43, the genomic stretch TCGCATACCTATATCCACAATAGTACCTTCGTAACTATCGATACGCACAATATCTCCTATATTAAATGGTCGGTCGGTTAATAATGTAAAAGCTCCGAATATATTTTTAATAGTGTCTTGAGCTGCCAATGCAAAAGCTATACCTCCAATACCTAAAGTACCTAAAAGAGCCGTTATGTCGGCTATGTTATCAAGAGCCGTTATTATACCTATAACCCAAACAACGGTATGGATAGAGCGTCGTACTATAGGAATCATTTTATGATTATGCTTTTTAGCTTTTTTACCATCTTCTAAATCACCATTCATATAGTAATTAAGAGCACTATCAAACAGTCGGGCAAAGAACCAAGTGATATTGATAGTTACCAATATTTTATAGGCGATATTGATAACACCTTCAAACTGCACTGTTGTGTTTAAGCGTTGTAGAGCTATCCACAGACCTATTAAAGCAATACCGAATACTATAGGCGACCCGATAGCTTCGTAAAGAATATTATCTAAATTAGTTTTTGTTTTTACGGTAATTGGTAAAACAACCTTTTTGTTAAACAAAGATATAAGCTTGGCTAAAAGAGCTGTCCATAAAACTATTGATATTGATATTATCCAATCTTCGACAGTATTTCCTAAAAATATATTCTCTAACATAATGTTCAATTTTAACGTTCATAAATTAAACCTACAAAATTAGGACTTTGTTTAGTAAATTCCTAATTAAATGATTTTAGCATACAACAAAAATAACAAAATACTATACAACTACAAAATAACATCTATTTTGTAGTGATATAAGAGACCCCATTTCTTTCTTAGTAGATAGGCGAGTTGTTTCTTAGTAGAGACCCCTTGCCTCTGTTAGTAGATAGGCGAGTTGCTTCTTAGTAGATACCCCTTGCCGCTCTTGATAGAGCGACCTCGCCTTAATACTTAAAGCACCCCGCCGTTCTTAGTAGAGACACCTCGCCTATCTACTAAGAGACACGAGGGGTCTCTACTAAGAGAGGCGACCCTAAGTGAAGCTTTGCATTTTTGAACTAAAAACTAAGAGTGAAAAACTAAGAACTGACGCAAAGCGTAAGCGAACAAACTCGCAGTTAAAAGTTAGCACAAATCGTGAAAGACAGTAGATATGCGGCGTGCCACGCCTCTATAGAAATTATTAAGGCTACCCCAAGGGGTAGCCTTAAA encodes the following:
- a CDS encoding MscS family membrane protein (product_source=KO:K16052; cath_funfam=2.30.30.60,3.30.70.100; cog=COG0668; ko=KO:K16052; pfam=PF00924; superfamily=50182,82689,82861; transmembrane_helix_parts=Outside_1_14,TMhelix_15_34,Inside_35_53,TMhelix_54_76,Outside_77_85,TMhelix_86_108,Inside_109_159,TMhelix_160_182,Outside_183_352) — protein: MLENIFLGNTVEDWIISISIVLWTALLAKLISLFNKKVVLPITVKTKTNLDNILYEAIGSPIVFGIALIGLWIALQRLNTTVQFEGVINIAYKILVTINITWFFARLFDSALNYYMNGDLEDGKKAKKHNHKMIPIVRRSIHTVVWVIGIITALDNIADITALLGTLGIGGIAFALAAQDTIKNIFGAFTLLTDRPFNIGDIVRIDSYEGTIVDIGMRSTKMRNYDKRLITFPNYKIADASIVNISAEPMRRVTLKIGLTYDTTPEKMNEALAILRNVPNNVEFVNAKNLTAHFSEFADSALIITFVYNIEKKGDIKNTTSNVNLEILQSFNSAGLNFAFPTQTLIFEGDKN